From Mycobacterium lacus, one genomic window encodes:
- the mshD gene encoding mycothiol synthase: MTLDWRRTLTADEQQGVRELVTAATEFDGIAPVGEQVLRELGRERTEHLLVTDARSDKTVIGYLNLGAPRESAGAMAELVVHPRARRRGVGSSMARAALTRSAGHNQFWAHGTLEAARATASALGLVPVRELVQLRRTLGDIPEPEIPDRFREVRVRTYAGPSDDSELLRVNNAAFAGHPEQGGWTAVQLAERRDEPWFDPAGLFLAFDDSSTEQAGRLIGFHWTKVHAERPGLGEVYVLGVDPSAQGRGLGKVLTSIGIASLAQRLAGSDDPTVMLYVESDNLAAVRTYQSLGFTTYSVDTAYAQPATGG; this comes from the coding sequence GTGACGCTTGACTGGCGCCGGACGCTGACCGCCGACGAGCAGCAGGGCGTGCGCGAACTCGTCACGGCGGCAACCGAATTCGACGGTATAGCCCCCGTCGGTGAGCAGGTGTTGCGGGAACTCGGCCGGGAACGCACCGAGCATCTACTGGTTACCGATGCGCGCTCGGACAAAACGGTCATCGGCTACCTCAATCTTGGTGCGCCGCGTGAATCGGCTGGCGCGATGGCCGAGCTCGTGGTACACCCGCGGGCCCGTCGCCGCGGTGTTGGCAGCTCGATGGCGCGCGCGGCATTGACCAGGTCCGCCGGGCATAACCAGTTCTGGGCGCACGGCACCCTCGAGGCTGCCCGGGCGACGGCATCCGCGCTGGGCCTGGTTCCGGTCCGCGAACTGGTGCAGCTGCGCCGCACCCTGGGTGATATCCCCGAACCGGAGATCCCCGACCGGTTCCGCGAGGTGCGGGTTCGCACCTACGCGGGCCCGTCGGATGACAGCGAGCTGTTGCGGGTCAACAACGCCGCGTTCGCCGGGCATCCCGAACAGGGCGGCTGGACCGCAGTGCAGCTCGCCGAGCGGCGCGACGAGCCGTGGTTCGATCCCGCGGGGTTATTCCTCGCCTTCGACGACTCCTCAACCGAACAGGCCGGCAGGCTGATCGGCTTTCACTGGACCAAAGTTCATGCCGAGCGGCCGGGCTTGGGCGAGGTCTACGTCCTGGGTGTCGACCCATCGGCGCAGGGCCGCGGGCTCGGTAAGGTGTTGACGTCGATCGGCATCGCGTCGCTGGCGCAACGGCTGGCGGGCTCCGACGACCCCACCGTGATGCTCTACGTGGAGTCGGACAACCTCGCCGCGGTGCGGACCTATCAGAGCCTGGGTTTCACCACCTACAGCGTCGACACCGCCTACGCGCAGCCCGCCACCGGCGGCTGA
- the pstC gene encoding phosphate ABC transporter permease subunit PstC produces the protein MTTPNPADAGSGAVVAAPFPEPPVVPISPWGSAKPRMGDRIFRWLSQCSGVLIVVLIVMIGAFLLWRSMPALARNKANFLNYRGVWVTTDPSAMRFGILDLLQVTVLVSLFALVLAMPVALGVAIFLTQYAPRRVAGALAYVVDLLAAVPSIIYGVWGLHVLAPQLRPMATWLNHSLGWCFLFATGNSSVTGGGTIFTGGIVLAAMILPIITAVTREVFVQTPQGQIEAALALGATRWEVVKTTVLPFGRSGYVSGAMLGLGRALGETVALLIILRGTQAAFGWSLFDGGSTFATKIAGAAWEFTDQYKAGAYIAAGLVLFLLTFVVNALARAAVAGLVTRTGRRNR, from the coding sequence GTGACAACGCCAAACCCGGCCGACGCAGGTTCGGGTGCAGTCGTCGCTGCCCCCTTCCCCGAACCTCCAGTCGTCCCGATCAGCCCTTGGGGCAGCGCCAAACCGAGAATGGGAGACCGGATCTTTCGGTGGCTGTCGCAGTGTTCCGGTGTCTTGATCGTCGTCCTGATCGTCATGATCGGAGCTTTCTTGCTCTGGCGCTCGATGCCGGCGCTCGCGCGCAACAAAGCGAATTTTCTTAACTACAGGGGCGTCTGGGTCACAACCGACCCGTCGGCGATGCGATTCGGCATCCTAGATCTACTGCAGGTGACCGTGCTCGTGTCGTTGTTCGCGCTAGTGCTGGCGATGCCGGTCGCGCTGGGGGTTGCGATCTTCCTCACCCAGTACGCCCCGCGACGGGTTGCCGGGGCGCTGGCCTACGTCGTGGATCTGCTCGCCGCGGTGCCTTCGATCATCTACGGCGTCTGGGGCCTGCACGTGCTGGCCCCCCAGCTGCGGCCGATGGCGACCTGGCTCAACCACTCGCTGGGCTGGTGCTTCCTGTTCGCCACCGGCAATTCATCGGTGACCGGTGGCGGCACCATCTTCACCGGCGGGATCGTCTTGGCGGCGATGATCCTGCCGATCATCACCGCGGTCACGCGCGAAGTGTTCGTTCAGACTCCGCAGGGTCAGATCGAGGCTGCGCTGGCGCTCGGCGCCACGCGGTGGGAGGTGGTCAAGACGACGGTGTTGCCGTTCGGGCGATCCGGATATGTCAGCGGCGCGATGCTGGGGCTGGGCCGCGCCCTCGGTGAGACGGTTGCGCTGTTGATCATCCTGCGCGGCACCCAGGCAGCGTTCGGTTGGTCGCTGTTCGACGGCGGTTCCACCTTCGCAACCAAGATCGCTGGCGCCGCTTGGGAATTCACCGACCAATACAAGGCCGGCGCGTATATCGCCGCGGGACTGGTGCTTTTCCTGCTTACCTTCGTGGTCAACGCCCTGGCGCGCGCGGCCGTAGCCGGACTGGTAACCAGAACCGGAAGACGAAACCGATGA
- the pstA gene encoding phosphate ABC transporter permease PstA, protein MTSMLDRPLKARTLSGVGRRRRVANNVATALVTLSTVIALTPLLWVLSSVIAKGFKAVTSTVWWTHSQAGMTAFVAGGGAYHAVVGTVLQGLLCAVVSVPIGLLAAIFLVEYGGETILGRLVTFMVDILTGVPSIVAALFIYAVGVGTLGFPRSEFAVSLALALLMLPVIVRATEEMLRIVPADLREASYALGIPKWKTIARVVIPTGLSGIVTGIMLALGRVMGETAPLLVLVGYSQAMNFNVVGGFLGSLPGMMYDQISAGAGTNPVAADRLWGAALTLILVIAVVNIAARAVAKIFSPSRRQVV, encoded by the coding sequence ATGACCTCGATGTTGGACCGTCCCCTGAAGGCCCGGACGCTCTCGGGGGTCGGGCGGCGCCGCCGAGTCGCGAACAACGTCGCGACCGCGTTGGTGACGCTGTCGACGGTGATCGCCCTGACACCGTTGCTGTGGGTGCTGAGCTCGGTGATCGCCAAGGGGTTCAAGGCGGTCACATCGACCGTGTGGTGGACGCACTCACAAGCTGGTATGACCGCGTTCGTGGCTGGTGGCGGTGCCTACCACGCCGTCGTTGGCACGGTCCTACAGGGATTGTTATGCGCTGTGGTTTCTGTTCCGATTGGCCTCTTGGCCGCGATCTTTCTGGTCGAATACGGTGGTGAAACAATCCTGGGCAGGCTCGTCACATTCATGGTGGACATCCTGACCGGTGTGCCCTCTATCGTGGCGGCACTGTTTATCTACGCAGTCGGTGTGGGAACGTTGGGTTTTCCTCGATCGGAGTTCGCGGTGTCATTGGCGCTGGCGTTGTTGATGCTGCCGGTGATCGTGCGGGCGACGGAGGAGATGCTGCGCATCGTTCCGGCAGATCTCCGCGAGGCAAGTTACGCGCTGGGGATCCCCAAGTGGAAAACCATTGCCAGGGTCGTGATCCCGACAGGACTGTCCGGCATCGTCACAGGGATCATGCTGGCGTTAGGCAGGGTGATGGGTGAGACGGCGCCGCTGCTTGTCCTGGTCGGTTATTCGCAGGCCATGAACTTCAACGTGGTTGGCGGTTTCCTGGGATCGTTGCCTGGCATGATGTATGACCAGATATCGGCTGGCGCTGGCACCAATCCGGTTGCCGCCGATCGGTTGTGGGGCGCCGCGTTAACACTGATCCTGGTAATCGCCGTCGTCAACATCGCGGCCAGGGCGGTCGCGAAGATCTTTTCACCAAGTCGTAGGCAGGTGGTCTAG
- the pstB gene encoding phosphate ABC transporter ATP-binding protein PstB gives MAKRLDLKDVNIYYGSFQAVADVSLSVLPRSVTAFIGPSGCGKTTVLRILNRMHEVIPGARVEGTVLLDDENIYGPGVDPVGVRRAIGMVFQRPNPFPAMSIRNNVVAGLRLQGVRNRKVLDETAEYSLRGANLWDEVKDRLDKPGGGLSGGQQQRLCIARAIAVQPDVLLMDEPCSSLDPISTMAIEDLISELKQDYTIVIVTHNMQQAARVSDQTAFFNLESVGKPGRLVEIDDTEKIFSNPSRKATEDYISGRFG, from the coding sequence GTGGCCAAACGGTTGGACCTCAAGGACGTCAACATCTACTACGGGTCGTTTCAGGCGGTGGCGGATGTCTCCCTGTCGGTTCTGCCGCGAAGCGTGACAGCGTTCATCGGTCCGTCGGGCTGCGGCAAGACGACCGTGTTGCGCATCCTAAATCGGATGCACGAGGTGATCCCCGGTGCGCGGGTCGAGGGGACCGTGCTTCTCGACGACGAAAACATCTACGGCCCCGGCGTCGACCCGGTCGGTGTTCGCCGCGCCATCGGGATGGTGTTCCAGCGGCCGAACCCGTTCCCCGCCATGTCGATCCGCAACAACGTGGTGGCCGGTCTGCGGCTACAAGGTGTGCGCAATCGCAAGGTGCTCGATGAAACCGCCGAATACTCACTGCGCGGCGCGAACCTGTGGGACGAGGTGAAGGATCGGTTGGACAAGCCCGGCGGTGGGTTGTCCGGAGGGCAGCAGCAGCGGTTGTGCATCGCACGCGCCATCGCCGTGCAACCCGATGTGTTGCTGATGGACGAGCCGTGCTCCTCGCTGGACCCCATCTCGACGATGGCCATCGAGGATCTGATCAGTGAGTTGAAACAGGATTACACCATCGTCATCGTCACCCACAACATGCAGCAGGCTGCGCGGGTCAGCGATCAGACGGCGTTCTTCAACCTGGAATCCGTCGGAAAGCCCGGCCGGCTGGTGGAAATCGACGACACCGAGAAGATCTTTTCCAACCCCAGTCGGAAGGCCACCGAGGACTACATCTCCGGACGCTTCGGTTAG
- the phoU gene encoding phosphate signaling complex protein PhoU yields MRTAYHEQLSDLSERLGEMCGLAGIAMERATQALLQADLVLAEQVISDHEKIARLSARAEESAFVLLALQAPVAGDLRAIVSAIQMVADIDRMGALALHVAKIARRRHPQHALPEEVNGYFAEMGRVAVELGNSAQEVVLSRDPEKAARIREEDDAMDDLHRHLFTVLMDREWRHGVAAAVDVTLLGRFYERFADHAVEVARRVFFQATGSLPEDEATPSPG; encoded by the coding sequence ATGCGGACCGCCTACCATGAGCAGCTCTCGGATTTGTCCGAGCGTCTCGGTGAGATGTGCGGGCTGGCAGGGATCGCGATGGAGCGGGCAACCCAAGCCTTGCTGCAGGCCGATTTGGTGCTGGCCGAACAGGTGATCTCCGACCACGAGAAAATTGCGAGATTAAGCGCCCGCGCGGAGGAGAGCGCCTTCGTGCTGCTGGCCTTGCAGGCGCCAGTCGCCGGCGATCTCCGAGCCATCGTGAGCGCCATCCAGATGGTGGCTGACATCGATCGGATGGGCGCCCTGGCACTGCACGTCGCCAAGATCGCCCGCAGACGGCATCCACAGCACGCGTTGCCCGAAGAGGTCAACGGCTATTTTGCCGAAATGGGCAGAGTCGCAGTCGAATTGGGCAACAGTGCGCAAGAGGTGGTGTTGTCCCGCGACCCGGAGAAAGCCGCCCGGATCCGTGAAGAGGACGACGCGATGGACGACCTGCACCGCCACTTGTTCACCGTGCTGATGGACCGGGAGTGGAGGCACGGCGTGGCGGCCGCCGTCGACGTGACGCTATTGGGACGGTTCTACGAACGCTTCGCCGACCATGCCGTCGAAGTGGCCCGCCGCGTCTTCTTCCAGGCCACCGGCAGCCTTCCCGAGGACGAGGCGACCCCGAGCCCGGGCTGA
- a CDS encoding LCP family protein, with protein sequence MGDGANYAGLARRRAPGGDGQWISPNPQETRGAAPWERFSTPAHHDGPHRWQVELPDEPGDDRSEQVGCHVNGGVSVAELIARLGACVPDQPARHHVAPDTEPLGAFPDDPDDEADTQVITSPAYSFELASELPDLGNHCADGSDNSESDPTRVKAPRRNSRRRPMLLAGRSLAALFAALTLALTGGAWQWSASKNDRLNIISALDPNSRDIVDPNAQYGDENFLVVGMDSRAGANADMGAGDTEDAGGARSDTVMLVNIPASRKRVVVVSFPRDLAITPLQCEAWNPDTGRYGPITDPKTGQTGPRMVYTETKLNSAFSFGGPKCLVKVIQKLSGLSINRFIAIDFVGFARMVEALGGVEVCTTTPLRDYELGTVLEHAGRQVIDGPTALNYVRARQVTTEENGDYGRIKRQQLFLSSLLRSLISEDTLFNLNKLNNVVNMFIGDSYVDNVKTKDLVDLGQSLQGIAAGHITFVTVPTGVTDQNGDEPARTADMRALFDAIINDDPLPGENDANAQNLGKITTPAPTTKKPSQANPNPESHPVQVTTTSPHDVTVQVSNSTGQTGLATTATNQLQRNGFNVMTPNDYPSSLKATTVFFSPGNEQAAATVASAFANAKVERVSGIGQVVQVVLGPDFNAVTTPAPSGSSVSVQIGRGTSGPPTRLPEDLTVTNAADTSCE encoded by the coding sequence ATGGGTGACGGCGCGAATTACGCCGGTCTAGCCCGCCGGCGCGCGCCTGGCGGCGACGGTCAGTGGATCAGCCCAAATCCGCAGGAAACACGGGGCGCCGCGCCGTGGGAGCGGTTCTCCACGCCAGCGCACCACGACGGCCCCCACCGATGGCAGGTTGAGCTGCCGGACGAACCCGGGGACGACCGTTCCGAACAGGTCGGATGCCACGTCAACGGCGGCGTCAGCGTCGCCGAACTGATCGCCAGACTCGGCGCCTGCGTGCCGGATCAGCCCGCCCGCCACCACGTCGCCCCGGATACCGAGCCGCTCGGCGCCTTCCCCGATGACCCCGACGACGAGGCGGACACCCAGGTCATCACCTCGCCGGCCTACTCCTTTGAGCTCGCCTCGGAACTACCCGACCTCGGGAACCACTGCGCGGATGGCAGCGACAACTCCGAATCCGATCCGACTCGCGTGAAGGCGCCCAGGCGTAACTCTCGCCGACGCCCGATGTTGCTGGCCGGACGCTCGCTGGCGGCACTGTTTGCTGCGCTGACGCTGGCCTTGACCGGCGGCGCATGGCAGTGGAGCGCGTCGAAGAACGACCGCCTCAACATCATTAGTGCGCTCGACCCGAATTCGCGTGACATCGTCGACCCCAATGCGCAATACGGCGACGAAAACTTCTTGGTCGTCGGGATGGACTCTCGCGCCGGAGCCAACGCCGATATGGGCGCCGGCGACACCGAAGACGCCGGGGGCGCACGGTCGGACACCGTGATGTTGGTCAACATCCCGGCGAGCCGCAAACGCGTGGTGGTGGTGTCGTTCCCTCGCGATCTGGCGATCACCCCGCTGCAATGCGAGGCCTGGAACCCTGACACCGGCAGGTACGGCCCCATCACCGACCCCAAGACGGGACAGACGGGTCCCCGCATGGTGTACACCGAGACGAAACTGAACTCGGCCTTCTCCTTTGGCGGCCCGAAATGCCTGGTGAAGGTCATCCAGAAGCTCTCCGGTTTGAGCATCAACCGGTTCATTGCCATCGACTTCGTCGGTTTCGCGCGAATGGTTGAGGCCCTCGGTGGGGTGGAGGTGTGCACCACCACCCCGCTGCGGGACTACGAGTTGGGCACGGTGCTCGAACACGCGGGACGCCAGGTCATCGACGGGCCGACCGCGTTGAACTACGTGCGCGCCCGCCAGGTCACCACCGAAGAGAACGGGGACTACGGCCGGATCAAACGCCAGCAGCTGTTCTTGTCGTCACTGCTGCGTTCGCTGATCTCCGAGGACACGTTGTTCAATCTCAACAAGCTGAACAACGTCGTCAACATGTTCATTGGCGACAGCTACGTCGACAACGTCAAGACCAAGGACCTGGTGGACCTCGGTCAGTCGTTGCAAGGCATCGCGGCCGGGCACATCACGTTCGTCACGGTGCCGACCGGCGTGACCGACCAGAACGGCGACGAGCCCGCGCGCACAGCCGACATGCGGGCACTCTTCGACGCCATCATCAACGATGATCCGCTGCCCGGCGAAAACGACGCGAACGCCCAGAACCTGGGGAAGATCACCACGCCCGCGCCCACTACCAAGAAGCCGTCGCAGGCCAACCCGAACCCCGAGAGCCACCCGGTGCAGGTGACGACAACCTCTCCGCACGACGTTACCGTGCAGGTCTCCAACTCGACCGGCCAAACCGGTCTGGCCACAACCGCCACCAATCAGCTGCAGCGCAACGGCTTCAACGTGATGACGCCGAACGATTATCCGAGTTCGCTCAAAGCCACGACCGTGTTCTTTTCGCCCGGCAACGAGCAGGCCGCCGCGACGGTCGCGTCCGCGTTTGCCAATGCGAAGGTCGAACGGGTCAGCGGTATCGGTCAAGTGGTTCAGGTCGTCCTGGGCCCAGACTTCAACGCGGTCACCACCCCCGCACCTAGCGGCTCCTCGGTGAGCGTGCAGATCGGTCGCGGCACCAGCGGCCCTCCCACCAGGCTGCCCGAGGACCTGACCGTTACCAACGCGGCCGACACCAGCTGCGAGTAG
- the dusB gene encoding tRNA dihydrouridine synthase DusB — protein sequence MRSAQRDEVGYPQPRSSEGQRRAVQPSPALRIGPIELASPVVLAPMAGVTNVAFRTLCRDFGSMRGDPLRPAPPRLRSPREGSKIGTVSGLYVCEMVTARALVERHPATMHMTTFSPDESPRSLQLYTVDPATTYAAARMIADEGLADHIDMNFGCPVPKVTRRGGGAALPFKRRLFGQIVAAAVRATEGTQIPVTVKFRIGIDDVHHTHLDAGRIAEAEGAAAVALHARTAAQRYSGAADWEQIAQLKQRVRTIPVLGNGDIYDASDALTMMAATGCDGVVIGRGCLGRPWLFAELSAAFTGGPAPTPPSLGEVADIIRWHGTLLAAHFGEEKGMRDIRKHIAWYLHGFPAGSELRRALALVKTLEELDRLLDGLDRAIPFPDAATGRRGRQGSAARVALPDGWLDDPDDCRVPAGADVMHSGG from the coding sequence ATGCGGAGCGCGCAGCGCGATGAGGTGGGGTATCCCCAGCCGCGAAGCAGCGAGGGGCAGAGGCGGGCAGTCCAGCCTAGCCCGGCCTTGCGCATAGGTCCGATCGAGCTCGCCAGCCCGGTGGTGCTGGCTCCGATGGCCGGTGTGACCAACGTCGCATTCCGGACGCTGTGTCGCGACTTTGGTTCGATGCGGGGCGACCCGCTACGCCCGGCTCCGCCGCGCCTGCGATCCCCACGAGAAGGATCGAAGATCGGCACGGTCAGCGGGTTGTACGTCTGCGAAATGGTGACCGCACGCGCGCTCGTCGAGCGCCATCCGGCAACCATGCACATGACGACCTTCTCCCCGGACGAATCCCCACGCTCGCTGCAGCTCTACACCGTCGACCCGGCCACCACGTACGCGGCGGCCAGGATGATCGCCGACGAAGGCTTGGCCGATCACATCGACATGAATTTCGGCTGCCCCGTGCCGAAGGTGACCAGGCGCGGGGGCGGCGCGGCGCTGCCGTTCAAACGGCGGCTGTTCGGCCAGATCGTCGCCGCAGCCGTACGCGCCACGGAAGGCACCCAAATACCGGTCACCGTCAAGTTCCGCATCGGCATCGACGACGTCCACCACACCCATCTGGATGCCGGCCGCATCGCCGAAGCCGAAGGCGCCGCCGCGGTCGCGCTGCACGCCCGGACCGCGGCCCAGCGGTACTCCGGCGCCGCCGATTGGGAGCAGATCGCCCAGCTCAAGCAGCGGGTGCGGACGATCCCAGTGCTCGGCAACGGCGACATCTACGACGCCAGCGATGCGCTGACCATGATGGCCGCTACCGGATGCGACGGCGTCGTCATCGGCCGTGGATGCCTGGGCCGGCCGTGGCTGTTTGCCGAGCTGTCGGCCGCGTTCACCGGCGGCCCCGCGCCGACCCCACCATCACTCGGTGAGGTCGCCGACATCATCCGCTGGCACGGCACGCTACTGGCCGCCCACTTCGGCGAAGAGAAGGGCATGCGCGATATTCGCAAGCACATCGCCTGGTACCTACACGGCTTCCCGGCCGGATCCGAATTGCGACGGGCGTTGGCGCTGGTCAAGACGCTCGAGGAGCTCGATCGGCTGCTAGACGGGTTAGACCGCGCCATTCCGTTCCCGGATGCGGCCACCGGCCGGCGGGGCCGGCAGGGTTCGGCCGCGCGCGTCGCCCTGCCAGATGGCTGGCTAGACGACCCCGACGACTGCCGGGTGCCCGCCGGGGCGGACGTCATGCATTCGGGTGGCTGA
- a CDS encoding acyl-ACP desaturase: MSAPLTDLQLLQELEPVVEQYLNRHLSMHKPWNPHDYIPWSEGKNFYALGGQEWDPEQSKLSDVAQVAMVQNLVTEDNLPSYHREIAMNMGMDGAWGQWVNRWTAEENRHGIALRDYLVVTRSVDPVELELLRLEVVNRGFSPGQNHQGQYFANSLTDSVLYVSFQELATRISHRNTGRACNDPVADQLMAKISADENLHMIFYRDVSEAAFDLVPNQAMKSLHLILSHFQMPGFQVPEFRRKAVIIAMGGVYDPRIHLDEVVMPVLKKWRIFEREDFTGDGAELRDDLDRLIKELEIACDKFEVSKQRQLEREARTGKRVTAHELHKTAGKLAMSRR, translated from the coding sequence ATGTCAGCCCCGCTGACCGACCTACAGCTGTTGCAAGAACTTGAACCGGTCGTCGAGCAGTACTTGAACCGGCACCTGAGCATGCACAAACCGTGGAACCCGCACGACTACATCCCGTGGTCGGAAGGCAAGAACTTCTACGCGCTCGGCGGCCAGGAGTGGGACCCCGAGCAGAGCAAGCTTTCCGACGTCGCCCAGGTGGCGATGGTGCAGAACCTGGTCACCGAGGACAACCTGCCGTCGTATCACCGCGAGATCGCGATGAACATGGGCATGGACGGCGCGTGGGGGCAGTGGGTCAACCGCTGGACCGCCGAGGAGAACCGGCACGGCATCGCATTGCGCGACTACCTGGTCGTGACCCGTTCCGTCGACCCCGTCGAGCTGGAGTTGCTTCGTCTCGAGGTGGTCAACCGCGGCTTCAGCCCGGGCCAGAACCACCAGGGTCAGTACTTCGCCAACAGCCTCACCGACTCCGTGCTCTACGTCAGTTTCCAGGAATTGGCCACCCGGATTTCGCACCGCAACACCGGCAGGGCCTGCAACGACCCCGTGGCCGACCAGCTGATGGCCAAGATCTCCGCGGACGAGAACCTGCACATGATCTTCTACCGCGACGTCAGCGAGGCCGCGTTCGACCTCGTGCCCAACCAGGCGATGAAATCGCTACACCTGATACTGAGCCATTTCCAGATGCCCGGGTTCCAGGTGCCCGAGTTCCGGCGCAAAGCGGTGATCATCGCGATGGGCGGCGTGTATGACCCGCGCATCCACCTCGACGAGGTCGTCATGCCGGTGCTGAAGAAATGGCGCATCTTCGAGCGCGAGGACTTCACTGGTGACGGAGCCGAGTTGCGCGATGACCTTGACCGCCTGATCAAGGAACTCGAGATTGCCTGCGACAAGTTCGAGGTGTCCAAGCAACGCCAACTCGAGCGGGAAGCCCGTACCGGCAAGAGGGTCACCGCACACGAGCTGCATAAAACCGCGGGCAAGCTGGCGATGAGCCGCCGGTAG
- a CDS encoding TetR/AcrR family transcriptional regulator — protein MQASQRRRRWSGVPLEDRHALRRDNLIDAGVQLLGGEDGPALTVRAVCRHAGLTERYFYESFSDREQFVRAVYDDVCTRAMAALTSAKTPREAVEQFVALMVDDPVRGRVLLLAPAVEPVLTQSGAEWMPSFIDLLQHKLSRIPDPVLQKLVATSLIGALTGLFTAYLNGQLGATRTQFIDYCVDMLLSTAATYLPQRERGEAGRAIPAAQRD, from the coding sequence GTGCAGGCCAGTCAGAGACGGCGTCGCTGGTCCGGGGTCCCCCTCGAGGATCGCCACGCCTTACGTCGCGACAACCTCATCGACGCCGGCGTCCAGTTGCTCGGTGGGGAGGATGGCCCCGCGCTGACCGTCCGCGCGGTCTGCCGCCACGCCGGCCTGACCGAGCGCTACTTTTATGAAAGCTTCTCCGACCGTGAGCAATTCGTGCGCGCGGTGTATGACGACGTCTGCACGCGAGCGATGGCCGCGCTCACCTCCGCGAAAACCCCGCGGGAAGCCGTCGAGCAATTCGTCGCCCTGATGGTCGATGACCCCGTGCGCGGCCGCGTGTTGTTGCTGGCGCCGGCGGTGGAACCGGTACTGACCCAGTCCGGCGCGGAATGGATGCCCAGTTTCATAGATTTGCTTCAGCACAAGCTTTCCCGGATCCCGGATCCCGTTCTGCAAAAGCTGGTCGCCACCAGCTTGATCGGGGCACTTACCGGCCTGTTTACCGCCTACCTCAACGGACAGCTGGGAGCCACCCGCACACAGTTCATCGACTACTGCGTCGACATGCTCCTCAGCACGGCGGCGACCTACCTGCCGCAGCGGGAGCGGGGCGAAGCCGGGCGCGCCATTCCAGCCGCGCAGCGCGACTGA
- a CDS encoding zinc transporter Slc39a7: protein MADQHTHDKPHTHEHHHGDVTHTHAHTTHEHDHVEHQHAHSHDDGTEHDHRHVHQTGLEDVHSHAHG from the coding sequence ATGGCCGATCAGCACACCCATGACAAACCGCACACGCACGAGCACCACCATGGTGACGTGACGCACACACATGCGCATACCACGCACGAGCACGACCACGTCGAGCACCAGCACGCGCACAGCCACGACGACGGGACCGAGCACGATCATCGGCACGTGCATCAGACCGGCCTCGAAGACGTGCACAGCCACGCCCACGGGTAA
- a CDS encoding ArsR/SmtB family transcription factor: MHADNRPVRLPDDQVGLVVEVFRMLADATRVQVLWSLASHEMSVNDLAEHVGKPAPSVSQHLAKLRMARLVRTRRDGTTIFYSLENDHVRRLVIDAVFNAEHAGPGVPRHHRADGRLQAVAEASTTDG; encoded by the coding sequence ATGCATGCAGATAATAGACCAGTTCGGTTGCCAGACGATCAGGTCGGTCTGGTGGTCGAGGTGTTCCGGATGCTGGCCGATGCCACCCGCGTGCAGGTCCTGTGGTCGCTGGCCAGTCACGAGATGTCGGTCAACGACCTCGCCGAGCATGTTGGCAAGCCGGCACCGTCGGTCTCCCAGCATCTCGCGAAGTTGCGGATGGCACGGCTGGTCCGCACCCGCCGAGACGGAACCACCATCTTCTACAGCCTGGAGAACGACCACGTCCGCCGGCTCGTCATCGACGCCGTCTTCAACGCCGAGCACGCCGGTCCCGGGGTTCCTCGTCATCATCGCGCCGACGGACGGCTGCAGGCGGTCGCCGAAGCTTCGACTACCGATGGGTGA
- a CDS encoding nucleoside deaminase produces the protein MTDFAQRTIDLARRNVAEGGRPFATVIVKDGEVLAESANKVAQTNDPTAHAEILAIREACTKLGTEHLVGTTFYVIGHPCPMCLGSLYYCSPDEVVFLTSRDAYEPHYVDVRKYFEPATLYAEFAKEWQHRRLPMRQDPRPEIRAAAVDVFRFWQECNGGERIASNDSPA, from the coding sequence ATGACCGACTTCGCCCAGCGCACCATCGACCTGGCCCGCCGCAACGTCGCCGAGGGGGGTCGCCCATTCGCGACCGTGATCGTCAAGGACGGCGAAGTCCTCGCCGAGAGTGCCAATAAGGTTGCGCAGACCAACGACCCGACGGCCCACGCGGAGATCCTCGCCATCCGCGAGGCATGCACCAAGCTGGGCACCGAGCACCTGGTCGGTACCACGTTCTACGTGATAGGCCATCCGTGTCCGATGTGCCTGGGATCGCTCTACTACTGCTCACCCGACGAGGTCGTCTTTCTGACGTCGCGGGACGCTTACGAGCCGCATTATGTCGATGTCCGCAAATACTTCGAGCCCGCCACCTTGTACGCCGAGTTTGCCAAGGAATGGCAGCACCGACGCCTGCCCATGCGCCAGGATCCTCGCCCGGAGATCAGGGCCGCCGCCGTGGATGTCTTCCGGTTCTGGCAGGAATGCAACGGCGGCGAGCGCATCGCAAGCAACGATTCGCCCGCCTGA